One segment of uncultured Tolumonas sp. DNA contains the following:
- the yihI gene encoding Der GTPase-activating protein YihI — MATKPEKSAGNAKRTDSKKKKPAFSAQEAREQKKQAKRKGLRPGARNSVEAQEQKGQSAKDKDARVGSRKPIALVAEAPVTAAKAPRPVAPKPEPVVTQEQQLAKWERELDKLENDDRLNTLLDKLELEQAVSAEDQEWLDKKLARHQELLKLLGLNEEEKAASDPDELLQRFIETDFDPKEFDSRYKED, encoded by the coding sequence ATGGCTACTAAGCCAGAGAAATCAGCCGGGAATGCAAAACGCACCGACAGCAAAAAGAAAAAGCCGGCGTTTAGTGCACAAGAAGCCCGTGAACAGAAAAAACAAGCCAAACGTAAAGGCTTGCGTCCTGGTGCTCGCAACAGTGTGGAAGCACAGGAGCAAAAAGGTCAGAGTGCTAAAGATAAAGATGCTCGTGTTGGCTCTCGTAAACCGATTGCGCTGGTTGCTGAAGCACCAGTAACAGCGGCAAAAGCCCCACGACCTGTTGCGCCAAAACCAGAACCTGTCGTGACCCAAGAGCAACAGCTAGCGAAATGGGAACGCGAGCTGGATAAGCTGGAAAACGATGATCGTCTGAATACATTGTTGGATAAGCTGGAACTCGAACAGGCTGTTTCTGCTGAAGACCAAGAGTGGTTAGACAAAAAACTGGCTCGTCATCAGGAGCTGTTAAAACTACTGGGTTTAAACGAAGAAGAAAAAGCAGCCAGTGATCCCGACGAATTACTGCAACGTTTTATCGAAACCGACTTTGATCCGAAAGAATTCGATAGCCGCTATAAAGAAGACTAA
- the hemN gene encoding oxygen-independent coproporphyrinogen III oxidase, protein MSTQHVIWDDALIQKYNYSGPRYTSYPTALEFSESFDYPQFVQATQQYPQRPLSLYVHIPFCHKLCYYCACNKIVTRQTHKAEEYLGYLEQEIQHHAKLFAGRTVTQLHWGGGTPTYLSHEQIARLMNMLKSNFTFAEEGEFSIEIDPREISLDTLDVLQRVGFNRISLGVQDFDKRVQEVVNREQDNDFIRALIQRAKDLKFRSTNLDLIYGLPLQTRASFRHTLEQIAALQPDRLSVFNYAHLPSRFAGQHKIKEELLPSPAEKLAMLQETIEYLTSQGYLYIGMDHFAKPDDELAQAQRDGVLHRNFQGYTTQGDCDLLGLGVSAISMLGDAYSQNQKELNVYYEQVTQLGHAQWKGCALQRDDLIRRDVIKQLICNFTLDPQQIEAVYAIQFADYFADDLKLLQAFINDGLVESENQKLRITATGRLLIRNICMCFDIYLRQKARQQQFSRVI, encoded by the coding sequence ATGTCTACACAGCATGTCATCTGGGATGACGCCCTGATCCAAAAATATAACTACAGTGGCCCACGCTACACCTCTTATCCAACTGCGCTGGAATTCTCTGAATCCTTTGATTATCCGCAGTTTGTGCAAGCGACCCAGCAATATCCGCAGCGTCCGCTGTCGTTATATGTGCATATCCCGTTTTGCCATAAGCTTTGTTATTACTGCGCTTGCAACAAAATCGTGACGCGACAAACACATAAAGCGGAAGAGTATCTCGGCTATCTGGAACAAGAGATCCAGCATCATGCCAAGCTGTTTGCTGGTCGCACGGTGACACAATTGCATTGGGGCGGCGGTACTCCGACCTATCTGTCACATGAGCAGATCGCTCGTCTGATGAACATGCTGAAAAGCAATTTCACGTTTGCTGAAGAAGGCGAATTCAGTATCGAGATTGATCCACGTGAAATCAGTTTAGACACCCTTGATGTGTTACAACGAGTGGGCTTTAACCGCATCAGCCTCGGTGTGCAGGATTTTGATAAACGTGTGCAGGAAGTGGTGAATCGCGAGCAGGATAACGACTTTATCCGTGCGCTGATCCAGCGTGCAAAAGATCTGAAATTCCGCTCGACCAATCTGGATCTGATCTACGGTCTGCCACTGCAAACCCGTGCCAGCTTCCGCCATACGCTGGAACAGATCGCCGCGTTACAACCTGATCGGCTATCGGTGTTTAACTATGCGCACCTGCCAAGCCGGTTTGCCGGCCAGCATAAAATTAAAGAAGAGTTACTGCCATCTCCGGCGGAAAAACTGGCGATGTTGCAGGAAACCATCGAATACCTGACGTCGCAGGGTTATCTGTATATCGGTATGGATCACTTCGCCAAACCCGATGACGAGCTGGCACAAGCGCAGCGTGATGGCGTCTTGCATCGTAATTTCCAGGGGTATACTACGCAGGGTGATTGTGATCTGCTGGGCTTAGGGGTGTCGGCCATCAGCATGCTCGGTGATGCTTATTCGCAAAATCAGAAAGAGCTGAATGTGTATTACGAGCAGGTCACGCAATTAGGTCATGCGCAATGGAAAGGCTGTGCGCTGCAGCGCGATGATTTGATCCGCCGTGATGTCATTAAACAACTGATCTGTAATTTCACGCTTGATCCACAACAGATCGAAGCGGTGTACGCGATTCAGTTTGCCGATTATTTTGCGGACGATCTGAAATTGCTGCAGGCGTTTATTAATGATGGGCTGGTTGAGAGCGAAAACCAGAAACTGCGGATCACCGCAACAGGCCGCTTGCTGATCCGTAATATCTGCATGTGTTTTGATATTTATCTGCGACAAAAAGCCCGGCAACAGCAGTTCTCGCGGGTTATTTAA
- a CDS encoding FTR1 family protein codes for MLSTALIVFREILEAALIISIVLAATKTVPRRGWWVSGGVIGGVVGACLVAVFADTISSFASGMGQDVFNSSVMFIAVVMLTWHCVWMSKHGREMAQQLNAVGEAISQGTRPLTGLAIVVGVAVIREGAEVVLFLYGIAAGDSGQIPQMVIGGTLGLVGGVALGAAMYFGLLQVSAKRLFSVTNALVILLAAGMASQGAGFLVSADILPAWGTMWDSSWLLSDSSIVGKMLRTLIGYTAQPAGIQVVFYLLTLGVILTLSYWSKRTEHKSVGSLSSSS; via the coding sequence ATGCTATCGACTGCACTAATCGTTTTTCGTGAGATCCTGGAAGCTGCGCTGATAATCTCTATCGTATTAGCAGCGACTAAAACAGTGCCCCGACGCGGATGGTGGGTCAGTGGTGGCGTGATCGGCGGCGTAGTGGGCGCTTGTTTAGTTGCTGTTTTTGCCGATACCATCTCTTCTTTTGCCTCCGGGATGGGACAGGATGTGTTTAATTCCAGCGTGATGTTTATCGCCGTGGTGATGCTGACATGGCATTGCGTCTGGATGAGCAAACACGGTCGGGAAATGGCACAACAGCTCAATGCGGTGGGTGAAGCTATTAGTCAAGGTACTCGGCCTCTGACCGGGCTAGCTATCGTTGTGGGTGTGGCGGTGATCCGCGAAGGTGCTGAAGTCGTGTTATTCCTTTATGGTATTGCCGCGGGTGACTCAGGCCAAATTCCACAAATGGTCATCGGTGGCACATTAGGCTTGGTGGGTGGCGTGGCATTAGGTGCAGCCATGTATTTTGGCCTGCTACAGGTGTCCGCAAAACGCTTATTCAGTGTGACCAATGCATTAGTGATCCTGCTCGCGGCAGGGATGGCCAGTCAGGGCGCCGGCTTTTTGGTCTCGGCTGACATTCTGCCCGCCTGGGGTACGATGTGGGATAGTTCATGGCTGCTCTCTGACTCCAGCATCGTTGGTAAAATGCTGCGCACCTTGATAGGCTATACGGCGCAACCGGCCGGTATTCAGGTGGTATTTTACCTGTTAACACTGGGTGTGATCCTGACGCTGTCATATTGGAGTAAACGCACCGAACATAAATCGGTTGGTTCGTTATCCTCCTCCAGTTAA
- a CDS encoding cupredoxin domain-containing protein: MTFRIKLNVLLATALLLPMSASVLAAEATLLLTLKDHKFTPAEPVIPANTKVKVTVKNLDPTPAEFESHQFKAERVIPGGKEASFFIGPLKPGKYEFKDEYHEDISETHLIVK; the protein is encoded by the coding sequence ATGACCTTCCGTATTAAACTTAATGTTCTGCTCGCCACCGCGCTGTTATTGCCAATGTCGGCTTCCGTTTTGGCAGCCGAGGCAACCTTGTTATTGACGCTGAAAGACCATAAATTCACACCCGCAGAACCGGTGATCCCCGCCAATACCAAAGTGAAAGTGACCGTAAAAAATCTGGATCCAACCCCGGCTGAATTTGAAAGCCATCAATTCAAAGCCGAACGCGTGATCCCGGGTGGCAAAGAAGCCAGCTTTTTCATCGGCCCGTTAAAACCCGGCAAATACGAATTTAAAGACGAATATCACGAAGATATTTCCGAAACTCATCTGATCGTGAAATAA
- a CDS encoding L-serine ammonia-lyase: MTISLFDLFKIGIGPSSSHTVGPMKAGYLFSQLLLQKELLPSVARVQVIFYGSLAATGQGHGTPPALLLGLEGALPESVDPDIVFPRYQALQSGASLLLAGTHPVAFDETRDVLLRWECLPRHTNGLQLTAFDAKGEILLAKTYYSVGGGFVVDDDEPETAADVVSAAVPFPFSSAVELMSLCHQHQLSIAELMLANEKVWRNETEIAAGIAQIWHTMQLCVQRGIQQQGVLPGGLNVRRRAARLHDSLLKQIGSPGWNAMEWVNLYALAVNEENAAGGRVVTAPTNGAAGIIPAVLHYYMQFCPQFSTQASAAKVQEFLLTAAAIGMLCKLNASISGAEVGCQGEVGSACAMAAAGLAAVLGGTPAQVENAAEIGMEHNLGLTCDPVAGLVQIPCIERNAMASVKAINAASMALRGDGQHHISLDKVIATMRDTGKDMLDKYKETSRGGLAINITEC; this comes from the coding sequence ATGACTATCAGCTTGTTTGATCTCTTCAAAATCGGTATCGGCCCGTCCAGTTCACACACAGTGGGGCCAATGAAAGCAGGTTATCTGTTCAGTCAGTTATTGCTGCAAAAAGAGTTGTTACCATCGGTTGCCCGGGTGCAGGTTATTTTTTATGGCTCGTTAGCCGCAACGGGTCAGGGTCATGGTACGCCTCCGGCGTTATTGCTGGGGTTGGAAGGCGCATTACCGGAATCGGTGGATCCTGATATTGTGTTTCCTCGTTATCAGGCGTTGCAATCGGGGGCTTCATTGCTGCTGGCGGGCACTCACCCGGTCGCGTTTGATGAGACGCGTGATGTGTTACTGCGCTGGGAATGTTTGCCACGCCATACCAACGGTTTACAACTGACCGCGTTTGATGCGAAAGGGGAAATCTTACTGGCAAAAACCTATTACTCGGTTGGCGGCGGTTTTGTCGTGGATGATGATGAGCCAGAAACGGCTGCCGATGTGGTTTCTGCCGCTGTGCCTTTCCCGTTTTCCTCTGCCGTTGAATTGATGTCGCTGTGTCATCAACATCAGTTATCAATTGCTGAGTTGATGCTGGCGAACGAAAAAGTTTGGCGTAATGAAACAGAGATCGCGGCGGGCATTGCGCAGATCTGGCACACCATGCAGTTATGCGTGCAACGTGGCATTCAGCAGCAGGGAGTTTTACCCGGTGGTTTAAATGTGCGCCGTCGTGCTGCGCGTTTACATGACAGCCTGTTAAAACAGATCGGTTCGCCTGGCTGGAATGCGATGGAATGGGTGAACCTGTATGCACTGGCCGTGAATGAAGAAAATGCAGCCGGCGGTCGGGTCGTCACGGCTCCTACCAACGGGGCGGCAGGCATTATTCCGGCAGTGTTGCACTATTACATGCAGTTTTGCCCGCAATTCAGCACACAGGCATCCGCAGCTAAAGTGCAGGAATTTCTGCTGACTGCAGCGGCGATCGGCATGTTGTGCAAACTCAATGCGTCGATCTCCGGTGCCGAAGTGGGTTGTCAGGGCGAGGTGGGTTCCGCCTGTGCCATGGCGGCGGCAGGGTTGGCGGCGGTGCTGGGTGGCACACCCGCACAGGTAGAAAATGCCGCTGAAATTGGCATGGAACACAACCTAGGTCTCACCTGCGATCCGGTTGCTGGATTGGTACAAATTCCCTGTATTGAACGCAATGCGATGGCCTCGGTGAAAGCGATTAATGCCGCCAGCATGGCATTACGTGGTGATGGTCAGCATCATATTTCTCTGGATAAAGTGATCGCCACTATGCGTGATACCGGTAAAGATATGCTGGATAAATACAAAGAAACATCGCGTGGTGGTTTGGCGATCAATATCACAGAGTGTTGA
- a CDS encoding PTS fructose transporter subunit IIC: MKEHLQRYKQYLLTGVSHVIPFIASGGILMALAIAFAPMTAQGPSFDSSPLLKLIVEIGNSAFTLLLPVLAGYIAYARAGKPALVAGMLGGQISLTIHAGFLGALVAGLLAGWVVDVLKKMPVPKSLKPLMPILIIPIFSALIIGALMFEVVGVPIANLMVFLAGWLKTMGTANAVVLGALLGAMIAFDMGGPINKTAFFFGSAMIAEGNPTIMGAVATAICIPPLGLGLATKLNKKLWSSQEQEAGSAALAMGCIGITEGAIPFAAADPLRVIPTICFGSAVGSVLAMLSGVADHAPHGGPIVLPVIDNRLMYLVSIAVGVMVTALLINFLKARSGQHVEVASSESV, translated from the coding sequence ATGAAAGAACATCTGCAGCGATACAAACAGTATCTGCTTACCGGCGTGTCGCATGTTATCCCGTTCATTGCCAGCGGCGGGATCTTAATGGCGCTGGCGATCGCGTTTGCCCCGATGACGGCACAAGGGCCGAGTTTTGATAGCTCGCCGCTGCTGAAACTGATTGTTGAAATTGGCAACTCGGCTTTTACGTTACTGCTGCCCGTTCTGGCCGGTTATATCGCTTATGCGCGCGCCGGTAAACCGGCCTTGGTGGCGGGTATGCTGGGCGGGCAGATTTCGTTAACCATTCATGCCGGTTTTCTGGGCGCGTTAGTGGCGGGTTTACTGGCCGGGTGGGTGGTCGATGTACTGAAAAAAATGCCGGTACCGAAATCATTAAAACCGCTGATGCCGATTCTGATCATTCCAATTTTTTCGGCGTTGATTATTGGCGCGCTGATGTTTGAAGTCGTGGGTGTGCCGATCGCTAATCTGATGGTTTTTCTGGCGGGATGGCTGAAAACCATGGGCACAGCCAATGCGGTGGTGTTAGGCGCATTATTGGGAGCCATGATCGCATTTGATATGGGCGGCCCGATCAATAAAACGGCATTTTTCTTTGGCTCGGCCATGATTGCGGAAGGCAACCCGACCATCATGGGGGCGGTAGCGACAGCTATTTGTATTCCGCCGTTGGGGCTGGGGCTGGCGACGAAACTGAATAAAAAACTGTGGTCTAGCCAGGAGCAAGAGGCGGGCTCAGCGGCACTGGCAATGGGTTGTATTGGCATCACCGAAGGGGCGATCCCGTTTGCGGCGGCTGATCCGCTGCGGGTGATCCCGACTATCTGTTTTGGTTCGGCGGTCGGTAGTGTGCTTGCCATGTTATCGGGCGTGGCTGACCACGCACCACACGGTGGGCCGATTGTGTTGCCGGTGATTGATAACCGTTTGATGTATTTAGTGTCTATCGCTGTCGGTGTCATGGTGACGGCGTTATTGATCAATTTTCTGAAAGCACGTTCAGGCCAGCATGTCGAAGTGGCATCGTCTGAAAGTGTCTGA
- a CDS encoding PTS fructose transporter subunit IIB has protein sequence MKIVAVTACPTGIAHTYMAAEKLLATAKELGHDIKVETQGAMGIENELTLHDIRAAEVVLMAIDIVIEGEERFDGMRVIKVPIQDALKDPKAVFKRLEA, from the coding sequence ATGAAAATTGTTGCAGTCACGGCTTGCCCGACGGGTATTGCGCATACCTATATGGCAGCGGAGAAATTACTCGCGACAGCGAAAGAGTTGGGGCATGACATTAAGGTAGAAACGCAAGGTGCGATGGGCATCGAAAACGAACTCACTCTGCATGATATTCGCGCGGCTGAAGTGGTGTTGATGGCGATCGATATTGTCATCGAAGGGGAAGAGCGTTTTGACGGCATGCGAGTTATCAAAGTGCCGATCCAGGATGCGCTGAAAGATCCGAAAGCGGTATTTAAGCGACTGGAAGCCTGA
- the ptsP gene encoding phosphoenolpyruvate--protein phosphotransferase, protein MPNYKIEYRCLLPHGLHARPATQLEAVCQRFSATIEWCNRRNGRCANAKSVLALLSTDTLFRDVCDIVVSGQDAQRAANSLRHFLRYELNEQDDSAVGQNSFVVPRSLRASHSLIFPGLSANAGFARGQLVLFDEPEPSLPVDLAVEEAEEQQRLLQSALAQLQQQLTAQHRQASAQTAQILRAHLSLLNDITFQQKLSVLLSDSPTLAHAIMQLQRDYQTQFMASDSPYLQERELDLRDLCQQLLALIYPTWAKTETLQLHTASVVLADELTPSQFLSLDRQHLQALLLTHAARTSHTVILARAAGIPVLTGMYDSRLTQSAGQIVWVDANAGFCLLQPDAVAERYYALDGQIKLKRLQQLQIRSQAPGVSADGQRLEIAANIAAASDALLALQSGAEGIGLFRTEMLFMDREQPPDEEEQYQAYASVLTAAAGKPVIIRTFDIGGDKPVAYLPAIAETNPYLGLRGIRLYPYQETLFRTQLRALLRAAVQGPLKVMLPMVLQPEEVIWARQLIAEEQAVLQSSYIPHAQFSLGIMLEIPAAALQISAFCPLVDFFSIGSNDLTQYLLAVDRNNPQVARYYQSAHPALWILLRQMVLQAHQHGRWIGLCGELASDRRFLPLLLGLGLDELSLVTPQIAETKALLSQLNAGQCCELLAKICECANSEQVLASLNTGSVTEVRSMLSEECMTLQADWRNKAEVLKGMVDTLWLAGRTQQALQLEETLWQREEAYSTGLGHGIAIPHAKTDAIDHSAISIARLAQPVDWGSLDGQPVDLVIMLTLNAQQGADEHLRIFSRLARRMMYDEFRQQLRQAPTVAALCALLQQELEM, encoded by the coding sequence ATGCCTAACTATAAGATCGAATATCGCTGCTTATTACCTCATGGTTTGCATGCGCGCCCCGCGACGCAGCTAGAGGCGGTGTGTCAGCGTTTTTCGGCCACTATTGAATGGTGTAACCGGCGTAACGGCCGCTGTGCAAATGCAAAAAGTGTGTTGGCATTACTGAGCACCGATACCTTGTTTCGCGATGTGTGTGACATTGTGGTCTCTGGTCAGGATGCACAACGTGCAGCGAATTCATTACGTCATTTCTTACGTTATGAATTAAATGAGCAAGACGATAGCGCGGTCGGGCAAAACAGTTTTGTGGTGCCGCGCAGCCTGCGTGCCAGTCATAGCCTGATCTTTCCTGGACTCTCGGCGAATGCCGGATTTGCCCGTGGGCAACTGGTGTTGTTTGACGAGCCAGAACCGAGCTTACCGGTTGATTTAGCGGTGGAAGAGGCTGAAGAACAACAACGGTTGTTACAGTCAGCGCTAGCTCAGTTACAACAACAACTCACTGCACAACACCGGCAAGCCAGCGCACAGACTGCACAGATATTGCGGGCGCATTTGTCGCTGCTGAATGACATTACATTTCAGCAAAAATTATCGGTACTACTGAGCGATTCACCAACGCTGGCGCATGCCATCATGCAACTACAGCGAGACTATCAGACGCAATTTATGGCATCTGACAGCCCTTATTTGCAGGAACGGGAATTGGATCTGCGCGATCTGTGTCAGCAATTGCTGGCATTGATTTATCCGACATGGGCCAAGACGGAAACGTTACAGCTGCACACTGCCAGCGTAGTGCTGGCCGATGAGTTGACGCCCAGCCAGTTTTTATCGCTCGATAGACAGCATTTACAGGCGTTATTACTTACCCATGCGGCGCGTACCTCACATACGGTGATCTTGGCCCGCGCAGCCGGGATACCGGTGCTAACCGGTATGTATGATAGCCGTCTGACTCAATCGGCCGGGCAAATAGTCTGGGTTGATGCCAACGCCGGATTTTGTCTGTTACAACCCGACGCTGTGGCGGAACGTTATTATGCGTTGGATGGGCAGATCAAACTAAAACGGCTGCAGCAATTACAAATACGCAGTCAAGCGCCGGGTGTCAGTGCTGATGGGCAACGATTGGAGATTGCTGCCAATATCGCTGCGGCGTCAGATGCGCTGCTTGCGCTTCAATCTGGCGCGGAAGGCATCGGTCTGTTTCGCACGGAAATGCTGTTTATGGATCGCGAGCAACCGCCGGATGAAGAGGAACAGTATCAGGCTTATGCATCAGTATTAACGGCAGCAGCCGGTAAGCCGGTGATCATTCGTACCTTCGATATTGGGGGCGACAAACCGGTGGCTTATCTGCCAGCAATAGCAGAAACCAACCCATATCTTGGTTTACGTGGAATTCGTCTTTACCCTTATCAGGAAACCTTATTTCGTACTCAGCTTCGTGCACTATTGCGAGCAGCCGTGCAGGGCCCGTTAAAAGTCATGCTGCCGATGGTGTTACAACCGGAGGAAGTCATCTGGGCGCGGCAGTTAATTGCTGAGGAACAGGCGGTATTACAATCATCCTATATTCCTCATGCGCAATTTTCCCTCGGGATCATGCTGGAGATCCCCGCTGCCGCATTACAAATCAGCGCCTTTTGTCCGTTGGTCGATTTCTTCAGTATTGGCAGTAATGATCTGACGCAATATTTACTGGCCGTTGATCGCAATAATCCGCAGGTCGCGCGTTATTACCAAAGCGCACATCCGGCGTTATGGATCTTATTACGGCAAATGGTGTTGCAGGCGCATCAACACGGTCGCTGGATCGGCTTATGTGGCGAATTAGCCAGTGATCGACGCTTCCTGCCGTTATTGCTGGGCTTAGGGCTGGATGAACTGAGTCTGGTCACACCGCAGATTGCCGAAACGAAGGCGTTATTATCGCAACTGAATGCCGGGCAATGTTGTGAATTACTGGCCAAGATCTGTGAATGTGCCAACAGTGAGCAGGTATTAGCGAGCTTAAATACTGGCTCGGTGACCGAAGTGCGTTCCATGCTGAGTGAGGAGTGCATGACCTTACAGGCCGATTGGCGCAATAAAGCCGAAGTGCTGAAAGGGATGGTGGACACACTGTGGCTGGCAGGGCGAACGCAGCAAGCGTTACAGTTAGAAGAGACTCTTTGGCAGCGCGAAGAGGCTTATTCGACCGGGCTTGGGCATGGCATTGCCATCCCGCATGCGAAAACCGATGCCATCGACCATTCGGCGATCAGTATTGCCCGCTTAGCCCAACCGGTGGATTGGGGGTCGTTAGATGGTCAGCCGGTTGATTTAGTGATCATGCTGACGTTGAATGCGCAGCAAGGTGCTGATGAGCATCTGCGTATTTTTTCCCGCTTAGCACGGCGCATGATGTATGACGAATTCCGGCAACAATTACGTCAGGCACCCACTGTGGCTGCGTTGTGTGCTTTGCTACAACAAGAATTGGAAATGTAA
- a CDS encoding AraC family transcriptional regulator produces MQQVFQDIFSAVTEEELSEHTHQLVYAYDTCLPPLYAFQVTFPRLEWVLSGNYQNVLCDSHGDKIEHRLTTGQFLFVPANCWNKPLWQEDVCVLSLLFGRRQLGLSLVNWSQQQQSFIDVQKHSYPLSAKSPVHSMLQALSDLQQFELEAPRSLQLQLMTVLTFTQELLRQPLPDKYQRAHSVFQRICIYVQENFHKAINRDSVADRFNISPNHLSRLFRQQGHMNFADYMVYVRIDRAKFMLRRYPMHLEEIAHRCGFRDTNYFCRVFKKKTGRTPTEYRLEK; encoded by the coding sequence ATGCAGCAGGTATTTCAGGATATATTTAGTGCCGTCACCGAAGAGGAACTCTCGGAACACACGCATCAGTTAGTCTATGCCTACGATACGTGCCTGCCGCCACTGTATGCTTTTCAGGTCACTTTCCCCCGGCTGGAATGGGTGTTATCCGGCAATTATCAGAACGTACTGTGCGACAGTCATGGCGATAAAATCGAGCATCGGCTGACCACCGGCCAGTTTTTGTTTGTGCCCGCCAACTGTTGGAATAAACCGCTGTGGCAGGAAGATGTCTGCGTATTAAGCCTGTTATTTGGCCGCCGCCAATTAGGTTTAAGTCTGGTCAACTGGAGCCAACAGCAGCAGAGTTTTATCGACGTACAAAAACACAGTTATCCGCTGTCGGCGAAAAGCCCGGTGCACAGCATGTTGCAAGCACTGAGTGATCTGCAGCAATTCGAACTTGAGGCGCCACGCAGCCTGCAATTACAGCTCATGACCGTGCTAACCTTTACACAGGAATTATTGCGCCAGCCACTGCCGGATAAATACCAGCGCGCGCACAGTGTGTTTCAGCGGATCTGTATCTACGTGCAGGAAAACTTTCATAAGGCTATCAACCGCGACTCGGTGGCAGATCGGTTTAATATCAGCCCCAACCACCTTTCCCGTTTGTTCCGCCAGCAAGGGCACATGAACTTTGCCGACTACATGGTGTATGTGCGCATCGACCGCGCGAAATTTATGTTGCGCCGTTATCCGATGCATTTAGAAGAGATCGCGCATCGCTGCGGTTTTCGGGATACCAATTATTTTTGCCGGGTATTTAAGAAAAAGACCGGCCGTACACCCACTGAATATCGGTTGGAAAAATAG
- a CDS encoding glycine zipper 2TM domain-containing protein, protein MKFKFGVVLSVVSAMFVASGCADNYSGNTYQSNRAGIVQNVSFGTVTNIRQVAIQDDSSNMPIGAVAGAVVGGLLGHAVGGGTGKKLATVGGVVAGGLAGNAIQNQTGKTTGMEVEIRLDNGQTIAVVQKMDPNFQIGSRVRLVDAGGRTTASLVSNVNSGYAAPVQQGYAPVQQYAPVQ, encoded by the coding sequence ATGAAATTTAAATTTGGTGTGGTTTTGAGCGTTGTTTCTGCAATGTTCGTTGCTTCAGGTTGTGCTGACAACTATTCCGGCAATACCTATCAGTCGAATCGTGCCGGCATCGTGCAAAACGTCAGTTTCGGTACAGTAACCAACATCCGTCAGGTTGCGATTCAAGATGACAGCAGCAATATGCCAATCGGTGCGGTTGCGGGTGCGGTTGTCGGTGGTCTGCTAGGTCATGCAGTTGGCGGTGGTACCGGTAAGAAACTGGCTACCGTGGGTGGTGTGGTTGCTGGTGGTCTGGCGGGTAACGCTATTCAGAATCAAACTGGCAAAACAACCGGTATGGAAGTCGAAATTCGTCTGGATAATGGCCAGACTATCGCCGTCGTACAAAAAATGGATCCTAATTTCCAGATCGGTTCCCGCGTTCGTTTAGTGGATGCTGGTGGCCGTACTACAGCATCACTGGTGAGCAATGTGAACTCTGGCTATGCAGCCCCAGTTCAGCAAGGTTATGCACCAGTGCAACAATACGCTCCGGTTCAGTAA
- a CDS encoding ROK family protein, whose translation MLRLGLDIGGTKIEAQLLDEQGQCLLRQRIPTPNQHYADFLSGVTALITQYRFEFKQPFSVGIGLPGAISPDNGRIKNSNILILNGEDLRADLEQRLNQPVALANDADCFALSEAVDGAGKEGKTVFGAILGTGCGGGVVVNKQLLSGPNAIAGEWGHNTLPGYTSEKDGLSQPCYCGRSNCLERFVSGTGFASRFNQQHNTQLDSAQIMAAKQEGDVRATQHYLHLLDALGRSLASVINLIDPHVIVLGGGLSNVASLYQDLPAAVLPYVFSDHCNTQIVKARHGDSSGVRGAAWLPSLA comes from the coding sequence ATGTTGCGATTAGGTCTGGATATTGGTGGCACCAAGATCGAAGCTCAACTGCTGGATGAACAAGGCCAGTGCCTGTTACGTCAGCGTATACCTACCCCCAATCAACACTATGCTGATTTTCTGTCTGGGGTAACTGCATTAATCACCCAATATCGTTTTGAGTTTAAACAACCATTTTCAGTGGGCATCGGCTTACCCGGCGCCATCAGCCCGGATAACGGCCGGATCAAAAACTCCAATATTCTGATCCTGAACGGTGAAGATCTGCGCGCCGATCTGGAACAACGCTTAAATCAGCCGGTGGCACTGGCGAATGATGCCGATTGTTTTGCCTTATCGGAAGCCGTCGATGGGGCCGGTAAAGAGGGCAAAACCGTATTTGGCGCCATCTTAGGCACCGGTTGTGGTGGCGGAGTAGTGGTCAATAAACAGCTACTCAGTGGCCCAAATGCCATTGCCGGTGAGTGGGGACATAACACGTTACCGGGCTATACATCGGAAAAAGACGGTCTGTCACAGCCTTGTTATTGTGGCCGTAGTAACTGCTTGGAACGTTTTGTGTCCGGGACCGGTTTTGCTTCGCGCTTTAACCAACAACACAATACACAACTGGATTCGGCACAGATCATGGCGGCCAAACAGGAAGGTGATGTGCGGGCAACACAACATTACCTGCATCTGCTGGATGCCTTGGGACGCAGTCTGGCCAGCGTGATCAACCTGATTGATCCCCATGTCATTGTGTTAGGTGGTGGATTATCAAATGTTGCATCGTTATATCAGGATCTGCCGGCGGCGGTTTTGCCGTATGTATTTTCTGATCACTGCAACACCCAGATCGTCAAAGCCAGACACGGCGATAGCAGTGGCGTTCGCGGTGCTGCCTGGTTACCGAGTCTTGCATAA